The sequence below is a genomic window from Paenibacillus silvisoli.
TTTTTTTCTATGCTGGGGTCATTCTGAAGCGCCGGAGGTGATTCGGGAAGGGAAGGTTATCAGCAGGTTGTGCGCCGCCTTTCAAGCGGAGCGGGCATGATGGGGAAGATCAAAGAGCCGAGGAGGAAGAGGATGAGAAGAAAAACGGTGAATGTCCTGCTTGCATTGGCGCTTGTATTGGGGATGGTCGGCTTCGCGCCGAACATCGACAAAGCGTATGCGGCGACAACGTATGAAGTCGGCCCGGGCAAAACGTACGCCAATATCGGTGACGTGCCATGGGAATCGCTGGCCGCGGGCGACACGGTCAAAATTTATTGGCGGTCGACGCCGTACAAGGAGAAAATCGTCATTTCCCGGAAAGGTACGGCAGCTGCGCCGATTACCGTCACCGGCGTGCCGAACGCGAGCGGCGTACGGCCGGTCATTGACGGAAACGGAGCGACAACCCGCGCCGCGCTTGATTTCTGGAACGACAACCGTTCCGTCATCAAGATCGGCGGGGCCAGATTCGCGGGCAGCGCCTCCGATCCGTCCACAGGCAATCTGCCAACGTACATTACGATCGAGAATTTGGAGATTCGCGGCGCCAAGCTCGGCTACACGTACAAGAACAACGCCGGTACGACCGTCAGCTACGTCAAGGCGGCTTCGCCGATCTTCGTCGAGTACGGCGAAAACCTGACGTTCCGCAACAATATCATTACCGACGGCGGCAACGGCTTGTTCGTGGCCAGCTCCGACGCCGGCGTCTCCCGCAACATCCTCGTCGAGAAAAACTACATTTACGGCAACGGCAACAGCGGCAGCGTGTATGAGCATAACATTTACACGGCCGCGATCGGCATCACCTTTCAATACAACCGTCTAGGCGATCTGTGCAGCGGCTGCACCGGCAACAACCTGAAGGACCGTTCCTCCGGCACGGTAGTCCGTTACAACTGGATCGAAGGCGGCAACCGCCAGATCGACCTTGTGGAGGGCGACGACGCTTCCGCGATTACGAGCGATGCGAACTACAACAAAACGTTCGTATACGGCAACGTGCTCATCAAGCCGAACGATGCGCGCAACCCGCAGTTCGTCCATTACGGCGGCGACAATGGCACGACGTCCCTTTACCGCAAAGGCACGCTGTACTTGTACAACAACACCTTCATTTCCAACCGGACCGACAACGCTACGCTGATGCGGCTGTCCACGAGCAGCGAAACGGCGGACGTGCGAAACAACGTGTTCTACAAGAGCGTGTCGACGTCCGGACTCCGCATCATTGACCAGACAGGCACGGCGAACCTGTACAATAACTGGATCAATACCGGCTACGTGAACATCGCGGCCGGCTCCGGCGGTACGGTTACCCATTCCGGCACGATTACCGGCACGTCGCCTGGCTTTACGAATTTCGCGTCGCTCAATTTGCGTCCGACGACGGGATCGGCGCTGATCAACGCGGGCACCTCGCTGAGCGCGGGAGCAAGCGCTTATCCGGTCGGCAATGAGTACGTCCAGCATCAATCGTCCGCTGCGCGCGCGGCGAACGGAACGATCGATATCGGGGCATTCGAGTACTAATTCTTAAAGGGGGAGAAGGGAGAAGAGCCGTCGCAAGGTTCTTCTCTTTTTTTCCGATTCCGGTCTTATTTTTCACAAGTCGAAGAAGAATGAAGGATTGCAAAAGGCTACGGTAGTCCAAGCGGCTAATATGAGGTACGTTCAAATTGAGCGAATACCCGAATTCGAATGAGGAGGGTTGAAGTGATGACTGATCATGCAGCAAGGCGGGCATCGATTTACGCGCTCGTCGCATCCATGCTTATCGCTCTGCTTGCCGTCGGCGGTACGCCGTCCGTCAGCGGAGCTGCGGCGCCATTCAAGATGAAGGCATTATTCAACGTCGATGAAGCGAGCGGTAACTACGCGGCAGGCGGGTATGCGTTCGACGTGGACCGGAAGGACGGGTTTCAAACGGTCAGCATTCCGGCAGTCGTGTTGAAATCGCTTGTCCAAGACGGAAGGCTGGGCAGCATCGCCTTCGTTCCGGCCGAGGCGGCGATGAATGAGGACGGCGAAATCATAGGCGGATGGCCGGCGGATAAAGACGCGCTATATATCGATAAGCTGGCGGTCGGCAATGTTCCGATCTACTCGAATCAACCGGATCGCCCGTTTCATTTTCTCCATTTCGCAAGCGAAGAGGATCTTTATTACTCCTACACCATCAACGGCATCGAGGCAAAAGATTGCGGGGCGCACGGTTCGAAATGCCTTGCGTTCTCGGTCGCCGGAAGCGCCGGCGCATCGTGGATGGTTTACAACGAGCCAATCGACTTGACGTCCGTCGCGGATTCCGACAGCTTCACGTTCAGGCTGGATCTCAGCAGCGTTCGTTATGAGGATTGGAAGCCGTCGTCATCGAAGAAGCAGCCGGGCCCGAACGAGGCGCCTCCGGCGACAGTCGAAATCGGACCGGGCAAGACGTACGCGAACATCAATGATTTTGCCTGGGAAACGCTGAAGGCCGGCGACGTCGTCTATATCTACTACCGGCCCGAGCCGTATCGGGAGAAGATCGGCATCTTCGCCTCCGGCACGAAGGAGCAGCCAATCATCATCCACGGCGTACCAGGCCCGAACGGGGAGCTGCCGAAGATCGACGGAAGCGGCGCGACGTTCCGGCCGCAGAACCCGGTTCCGAACGCCAACCGTTCGCTCGTTCGCATCGGCAAAGACAGCAAAGGCGCCTCGTATGTGACGTTCGAAAACTTCGAGGTCATGAATGCGCACGCCTCCAAAAAGTACGTGAATGCCAGCGGCGCGCTCGCCAGCTACGGCTTCAATGCGTCAGGCATCTGGATCGACAACGGCGATCACGTGACGCTGCGAAACAATACGATTCATGACAACGGAAACGGCATATTCGGCACCTCCTCGATGTATGTATGGGAAGGAGCGCTGATTGATTACACGTCGAAGGATTTGCTGATTCAAGGCAATTCCGTCTACGGCAACGGCAACGTCGGACGGATGTTCGAGCATAACAGCTATATCGCCGCGATCGGAACGGTTTACGAGAACAACCATTACGGCGATTTGCTGGCAGGCTCGCAGGGGTACGGCTTGAAGGACCGCGGTGCGGGAACCGTCGTCCGGTACAACTGGATTGAAGGCGGCAGGCGGCAAATCGCGCTTGATGACGGCGAGGATACGCCGCGCATCGTGTTCGATCCGACCTACAACACGTCCTACGTGTACGGCAACCTGTTGATTGAACGCGACCATCTATTCGATACATGGGGCGACGACGAAATCATTAACTTCGGCGGCGACAACGCGGCGGTTCACGACCGACACGGCACGCTGAACTTTATGAACAACACCGTCGTTACGTATCGTCAGCAGCGCGTTTATGGACAAGACGGCGTACCCGGCTTGAAGGACCCGGGCCGCACGGAGCGAACGGTGCTCTTCTATGCGCCAGGCAAGCATGTGGATGCGCGCAACAACGCGTTCCATCATGCCGGAGCGAACCCTGCACCGCTTGTTATTACGGACGATGACGGCACGATCGAGCTTCGGAACAACTGGTTTACGACCGGCTATGATTACGATTTCAACGAGCCGTCGCGCGTTCCGGCGAAGAACATCGGGACGCGGACCGGCACGGACCCGGGCTTCATCGATGTCACGTTGGGCGTTCAAAATTACAAGCTGAAGGCAGGATCGGCGCTGATCGATGCCGGAGCGAACTTGAACGGGGCTTTCGGTGATCTGCTCGAAAAGCAGTACGCGCTCCATCAGCAGAGCGAGAAACGGCCTGACAAAGGCAAGCTTGACATCGGCGCGTTCGAGTATGTGAAGAACGGAAACTAATCGATTGTGCCGCCGCTTCCGCTTCCGCCGCCTTAACGGGGAGGGAGCGGCGGCATTCGATATTCAACCAAATGGAGGCTGCTGCAAAATGACGGTACATACAATCGGCATTATTATGAACGGCGTGACGGGACGAATGGGCACGAACCAGCATTTGATCCGCTCGATCTTGGCGATTCGCAATCAAGGCGGCATCGCGCTGCCGCACGGGGACAGCATTATGCCTGACCCGATTCTGGTCGGCAGGCAGGCGAATAAGCTGCAAGCGTTGGCGGAAAAGCACGGTGTGGCCCGGTGGAGCACGGATCTGGGAGCCTGCTTGGCGGACCCGTATTATACGATCTATTTCGACGCGCAAACGACGCTTCGTCGGGCTGAGAGCGTGAAACAGGCAATCGCCGCAGGCAAGCATATTTATGTGGAGAAGCCCACGGCCGACAGCCTTTCGGAGTCTTTGACGCTTGCTCGGCTCGCTCGCGAGGCGGGCGTGAAGAACGGCGTCGTGCAGGACAAATTGTTTCTGCCAGGCTTGATCAAGCTGAAGCGGCTCGTGGATTCCGGCTATTTCGGGCGGATATTGTCCGTGCGCATGGAGTTCGGGTATTGGGTGTTCGAAGGGGATTGGCAGGCGGCGCAGCGGCCTTCCTGGAATTACCGCAGCGAGGACGGCGGCGGCATCATCGTCGACATGTTCGCGCATTGGCGTTATGTGCTGGACAATCTGTTCGGCGATGTGAAAGCGGTATCTTGCTTAGGGGCGACCCATATTCCGCAGCGCGTCGACGAACAGGGCGAGCGGTATGCGTGCACGGCGGACGATGCGGCATATGCGACGTTCCAGCTTGCTAACGGCATTATCGTACAAGCCAACTCCTCCTGGGCCGTTCGCGTCGACCGGGACGATCTGCTGACGATCCAGGTTGACGGCACGGAAGGGAGCGCGGTGGCCGGGCTTCGCGGCTGTAAGGTGCAGCATCGCGTCAATACGCCGAAGCCGGTATGGAACCCCGATATTCCGAATCCGTTCACGTTCTCGGCGCAATGGCAGGACGTACCGGATAATCAAGTATTCGAAAACGGCTTCAAGACGCAATGGGAGCTGTTCCTGAAGCATGTCGTGACCGATTCGCCGTTCCAATGGGATCTGCTCGAAGGCGCGAAGGGCACGCAATTGGCGGAGCTTGGCCTGCAATCGTGGGCGGAGCGGCGCTGGGTGGACATCCCGGCGCTGCAGCTATAGGAGGTGCCGCCGATGAGCAGCGTCATCCAGCTTCCGGGAGCCGACGGGCGGTTAGCCGCCTACCGGCTCAGCGGGAAAACGCCGATTGCAGCGCCGGCCGTACCTCTTCAAGGCCGCATCGCCTTCTCCGCCGCCCATGTCGTTTGCGATCCGCTTGCCGCTTCCGAGCCGCTGCTCGGTGCAGCCGTCGATTGGCAGGCGACGATGGCGTACCGGCATCATCTGTGGTCGCTCGGGCTCGCCGTCGCGGAAGCGATGGATACCGCGCAGCGGGGGATGGGCCTCGATTGGCTCCGCGCCAAAGAGCTGATCGGATTGTCTCTTCAAGAAGCCGCGTCCGTAGGCGGCAAAATCGCGTGCGGCGCCGGGACGGACCAGCTGGCGCCCGGACCGCAGGTCACGATCGAGCAAGTCGTGAGCGCATATGCGGAGCAGTGCGAATATATCGAGAGCCGCGGCGGGCAAGTCATCTTGATGGCCAGCCGGGCGCTTGCGGCAGCCGCGAAGTCGCCGGAGGATTACGAGCGGGTGTACGGGACGATTTTGCGCCAGGTTGAGCGCCCGGTTATTTTGCATTGGCTTGGCGATATGTTCGATCCCGCGCTCGCCGGATATTGGGGTTCTAGCGATCTTGATGCGGCCATGGCCGTTTGCTTGCGCATCATCGAGGCGAACCGGGATAAAGTGGACGGGATCAAAATATCGCTTCTCGATGCGGACAAAGAGGTGCACATGCGCCGCAGGCTTCCGGAAGGTGTTCGGATGTACACCGGCGACGATTTCAACTATCCCGAGCTGATTCTTGGTGACGAGCATGGCTACAGCCACGCGCTGCTTGGCATTTTCGACGCTATCGCGCCTGTCGCCGCGGCGGCCATTCATGCGCTGGACAACGGCGATCGCGCGGGCTACGAGGCGTTGTTCGCGCCGACGGTTCCGTTGTCGCGCCATATTTTCCAGCGTCCGACCTATGCGTACAAAACCGGCATCGTGTTCATGGCGTATTTGAACGGTCACCAGAACCATTTCCGGATGCTCGGCGGCGCGGAAGGCGCCCGGTCGGTCGTCCATTTGGCGGAGCTGTTCCGGCTGGCCGATCAGGCGGGACTGCTTGCGAAGCCCGAGCTCGCCGTGCATCGCATGAAACGCGTGCAGGCGCTTGCGGGAATTGAATAGGAGGGAGTGATCGTCATGGAACGGCTGACGGATATCGGCAGGTTAAGCCTGAATCAAA
It includes:
- a CDS encoding right-handed parallel beta-helix repeat-containing protein, with amino-acid sequence MRRKTVNVLLALALVLGMVGFAPNIDKAYAATTYEVGPGKTYANIGDVPWESLAAGDTVKIYWRSTPYKEKIVISRKGTAAAPITVTGVPNASGVRPVIDGNGATTRAALDFWNDNRSVIKIGGARFAGSASDPSTGNLPTYITIENLEIRGAKLGYTYKNNAGTTVSYVKAASPIFVEYGENLTFRNNIITDGGNGLFVASSDAGVSRNILVEKNYIYGNGNSGSVYEHNIYTAAIGITFQYNRLGDLCSGCTGNNLKDRSSGTVVRYNWIEGGNRQIDLVEGDDASAITSDANYNKTFVYGNVLIKPNDARNPQFVHYGGDNGTTSLYRKGTLYLYNNTFISNRTDNATLMRLSTSSETADVRNNVFYKSVSTSGLRIIDQTGTANLYNNWINTGYVNIAAGSGGTVTHSGTITGTSPGFTNFASLNLRPTTGSALINAGTSLSAGASAYPVGNEYVQHQSSAARAANGTIDIGAFEY
- a CDS encoding right-handed parallel beta-helix repeat-containing protein translates to MTDHAARRASIYALVASMLIALLAVGGTPSVSGAAAPFKMKALFNVDEASGNYAAGGYAFDVDRKDGFQTVSIPAVVLKSLVQDGRLGSIAFVPAEAAMNEDGEIIGGWPADKDALYIDKLAVGNVPIYSNQPDRPFHFLHFASEEDLYYSYTINGIEAKDCGAHGSKCLAFSVAGSAGASWMVYNEPIDLTSVADSDSFTFRLDLSSVRYEDWKPSSSKKQPGPNEAPPATVEIGPGKTYANINDFAWETLKAGDVVYIYYRPEPYREKIGIFASGTKEQPIIIHGVPGPNGELPKIDGSGATFRPQNPVPNANRSLVRIGKDSKGASYVTFENFEVMNAHASKKYVNASGALASYGFNASGIWIDNGDHVTLRNNTIHDNGNGIFGTSSMYVWEGALIDYTSKDLLIQGNSVYGNGNVGRMFEHNSYIAAIGTVYENNHYGDLLAGSQGYGLKDRGAGTVVRYNWIEGGRRQIALDDGEDTPRIVFDPTYNTSYVYGNLLIERDHLFDTWGDDEIINFGGDNAAVHDRHGTLNFMNNTVVTYRQQRVYGQDGVPGLKDPGRTERTVLFYAPGKHVDARNNAFHHAGANPAPLVITDDDGTIELRNNWFTTGYDYDFNEPSRVPAKNIGTRTGTDPGFIDVTLGVQNYKLKAGSALIDAGANLNGAFGDLLEKQYALHQQSEKRPDKGKLDIGAFEYVKNGN
- a CDS encoding Gfo/Idh/MocA family protein, which produces MTVHTIGIIMNGVTGRMGTNQHLIRSILAIRNQGGIALPHGDSIMPDPILVGRQANKLQALAEKHGVARWSTDLGACLADPYYTIYFDAQTTLRRAESVKQAIAAGKHIYVEKPTADSLSESLTLARLAREAGVKNGVVQDKLFLPGLIKLKRLVDSGYFGRILSVRMEFGYWVFEGDWQAAQRPSWNYRSEDGGGIIVDMFAHWRYVLDNLFGDVKAVSCLGATHIPQRVDEQGERYACTADDAAYATFQLANGIIVQANSSWAVRVDRDDLLTIQVDGTEGSAVAGLRGCKVQHRVNTPKPVWNPDIPNPFTFSAQWQDVPDNQVFENGFKTQWELFLKHVVTDSPFQWDLLEGAKGTQLAELGLQSWAERRWVDIPALQL
- a CDS encoding dihydrodipicolinate synthase family protein, which encodes MSSVIQLPGADGRLAAYRLSGKTPIAAPAVPLQGRIAFSAAHVVCDPLAASEPLLGAAVDWQATMAYRHHLWSLGLAVAEAMDTAQRGMGLDWLRAKELIGLSLQEAASVGGKIACGAGTDQLAPGPQVTIEQVVSAYAEQCEYIESRGGQVILMASRALAAAAKSPEDYERVYGTILRQVERPVILHWLGDMFDPALAGYWGSSDLDAAMAVCLRIIEANRDKVDGIKISLLDADKEVHMRRRLPEGVRMYTGDDFNYPELILGDEHGYSHALLGIFDAIAPVAAAAIHALDNGDRAGYEALFAPTVPLSRHIFQRPTYAYKTGIVFMAYLNGHQNHFRMLGGAEGARSVVHLAELFRLADQAGLLAKPELAVHRMKRVQALAGIE